A section of the Portunus trituberculatus isolate SZX2019 unplaced genomic scaffold, ASM1759143v1 PGA_scaffold_67__1_contigs__length_338168, whole genome shotgun sequence genome encodes:
- the LOC123501005 gene encoding glycine-rich cell wall structural protein 2-like translates to MRHLVIAALVACLLLGVTLADPGPNPGFLFKGCCGSGYGGGYGGGHGGGYGSSYGKGHKGYGKGHKGGSHGGGYGGGHGGGYGGGHGGGYGGGHGGGYSKGKGLGLFKFKCCNFGYGGGGYH, encoded by the exons ATGCGTCACCTG GTGATCGCCGCGCTTGTGGCCTGCCTCCTACTGGGAGTCACTTTGGCCGATCCCGGACCAAACCCAGGCTTCCTCTTCAAGGGATGCTGTGGGAGCGGCTACGGTGGCGGCTACGGTGGAGGCCACGGCGGTGGGTACGGTAGCAGCTATGGTAAAGGTCACAAAGGCTACGGCAAAGGCCATAAAGGTGGCAGCCATGGCGGTGGTTACGGCGGCGGCCATGGTGGAGGGTATGGTGGCGGTCATGGTGGAGGGTATGGCGGCGGCCACGGCGGCGGCTACAGCAAGGGCAAAGGACTAGGTCTCTTCAAGTTTAAGTGTTGCAACTTCGGCTACGGTGGAGGCGGTTACCACTGA